TGCCGCCCGGGGTTCTCATTTAACTGGAACGTCAAACCAATGAAAGAAGGCATACGGCGAATGAGGAATCATCGCCACGCATGATTGCACGGAAAAGCATGAAGAACACAAAGAAATCCTCCGCATGCTTTCGGCTTCGCGGTTGACAGATTTGGTTGCGGCCTGACTGCCGCGCTACGCGATCACAGCGCAAACCTGCTGCCTAAAGGCACGCCTGTGCCACCCACCTGACACCACAGCAGGGCTACCGGCGGGGTGCACCGGCAGCTATATTGCCCTTGTTGCACCAGAGACCGCGCTGTGCTATTTTACCGCCAGCGGGAGGGTTTCCGTCGACCCCTGCCGTCTGGTACCTGAATCTTGCATCTTCTTTTTGCCAGCTTTGGCCTGAAAAAAAATTCCCAGACTCAAAGCTGAAACCGCCTGCCGGCGGCTGCCCGCCAGTTGATTGACAAGCCAGCCTTTAGCCGGCTCGCGCTTTGCACCTGGGATTTCCATCGCAGGCGGCAAGGGCAACACGACCTATGCAAAGTTCAGGTGGGAACAATTCATTTCATGAGCTCTGCAACGGCCTGGCCTTTGCTTGTGACTTCACGCAGGGCGATAGCCAACCACGGCCGGGCCATGGCCGCGCCTTTCTGCGGCATAGCACCAAACGCGATCTGTTCAAATTGAATTCCGTAAACTCTCACGGCCGCGGGAGCCGACACGCATGAACTCTTTGCCGGAATTCGTCGCGGTGCTCGACAACATTCGCAGCCTGCACAACGTCGGCGCCATTTTTCGCACCGCCGACGGCGCCGGTGTGCAGAAACTCTATCTCTGCGGCATGACCGCCACGCCGCCGCGTGCCGAAATTCGCAAAGCGGCATTGGGGGCGGAGGAATACGTGGCGTGGGAATACTTCCCCACCACTGCGGCGGCGCTGGCTGCGTTGAAAAGCGAGGGCTACTTGCTGTTGGCGCTGGAAAACACGCCCGCCAGCACTGACTATCGCGCCGCCCGCCTGCGTGCCCCGCTGGCATTGATCGTCGGTCATGAATTCGACGGCATCCGCCCCGAAATTCTGGCACAGTGCGACGGTGTCATCTCGCTGCCGATGCGCGGCCGAAAAAATTCGCTCAACGTGGCCGTGGCCTTCGGCATCGCGGCC
This genomic window from candidate division KSB1 bacterium contains:
- a CDS encoding RNA methyltransferase, with amino-acid sequence MNSLPEFVAVLDNIRSLHNVGAIFRTADGAGVQKLYLCGMTATPPRAEIRKAALGAEEYVAWEYFPTTAAALAALKSEGYLLLALENTPASTDYRAARLRAPLALIVGHEFDGIRPEILAQCDGVISLPMRGRKNSLNVAVAFGIAAYEIANRLWPEVK